A window of the Microbacterium sp. AZCO genome harbors these coding sequences:
- a CDS encoding FAD-dependent oxidoreductase, with protein MGTTVFERHRPPASLVRESLAGSRHSVFWLDDLPQQPARPTLAGSHTADLVIVGGGYTGLWTALLAKRRDPGRRVAIVEARTVGWAASGRNGGFCESSLTHGRENGVSRWPDEIDVLERLGHENLDGIEADVAAWGLDADFERTGTLSVATEPHQLEWLDEWAAEAQARGEDVRRLDEPAIQASVASPTYLGAVWDTRAAALVHPAKLAAELARAAEQQGVEIFEHSLVKRIDTSEQGRVRVVTADGDIAADKAALATNVFPSLLRRNRLMTVPVYDYALMTEPLDADQLDEIGWRDRQGISDLANQFHYYRLSADDRILFGGYAALYHWGRRVRPGYENNPRVWNDLASHFFTTFPQLEGLGFTHRWAGAIDTSTRFCAFYGVAREGRVAYASGFTGLGVGSTRFAGDVMLDFLEGRETERTQLKMVRERGLPFPPEPAASIGIQATRWSLDRADHDRGRRNVLLKTLDALGLGFDS; from the coding sequence GTGGGCACCACGGTCTTCGAACGGCACCGACCCCCGGCATCCCTCGTCCGCGAGAGTCTGGCAGGCTCCCGACACTCCGTCTTCTGGCTCGACGACCTGCCGCAGCAGCCGGCGCGGCCGACCCTCGCGGGGTCGCACACGGCCGACCTCGTCATCGTCGGCGGCGGCTACACGGGGCTCTGGACGGCGCTCCTGGCGAAGCGGCGCGACCCCGGCCGCCGTGTCGCGATCGTCGAGGCGCGCACCGTCGGGTGGGCCGCCTCGGGCCGCAACGGCGGATTCTGCGAATCGAGCCTCACCCACGGGCGCGAGAACGGCGTGAGCCGCTGGCCGGACGAGATCGACGTGCTGGAGCGGCTCGGGCACGAGAACCTCGACGGCATCGAGGCGGACGTCGCCGCGTGGGGTCTCGACGCGGACTTCGAGCGCACCGGGACCCTGTCGGTCGCGACCGAGCCCCACCAGCTCGAGTGGCTCGACGAGTGGGCGGCCGAGGCGCAGGCTCGCGGCGAGGACGTCCGGCGGCTCGACGAGCCGGCGATCCAGGCATCCGTCGCCTCTCCGACCTATCTCGGGGCCGTGTGGGACACGCGCGCCGCCGCTCTCGTGCACCCCGCGAAGCTCGCGGCGGAGCTCGCCCGCGCCGCCGAGCAGCAGGGCGTCGAGATCTTCGAGCACTCGCTCGTGAAGCGCATCGACACGTCGGAGCAGGGGCGCGTGCGGGTCGTGACGGCGGATGGAGACATCGCGGCCGACAAGGCCGCTCTCGCGACGAACGTCTTCCCCTCGCTGCTGCGGCGCAACCGGCTCATGACGGTGCCCGTGTACGACTACGCGCTCATGACCGAGCCCCTCGACGCGGATCAGCTCGACGAGATCGGCTGGCGCGACCGGCAGGGCATCAGCGACCTCGCCAACCAGTTCCACTACTACCGGCTCAGCGCCGACGACCGCATCCTCTTCGGCGGCTACGCCGCCCTGTACCACTGGGGCCGACGCGTGCGGCCGGGCTACGAGAACAACCCGCGCGTCTGGAACGACCTCGCGAGCCACTTCTTCACGACGTTCCCGCAGCTCGAGGGCCTCGGCTTCACGCACCGCTGGGCCGGCGCGATCGACACCTCGACCCGGTTCTGCGCCTTCTACGGAGTCGCTCGCGAGGGGCGCGTGGCATACGCCTCGGGGTTCACGGGGCTCGGCGTCGGCTCGACGCGTTTCGCCGGCGACGTCATGCTCGACTTCCTCGAGGGCCGCGAGACCGAGCGCACGCAGCTGAAGATGGTGCGCGAGCGCGGCCTGCCCTTCCCACCCGAGCCCGCCGCCTCGATCGGCATCCAGGCCACGCGCTGGTCGCTCGATCGCGCCGACCACGACCGGGGTCGCCGCAACGTCCTGCTCAAGACGCTCGACGCCCTCGGATTGGGCTTCGACTCGTGA
- a CDS encoding ATP-dependent DNA ligase: MGRFIYDTMANSVDIDDRTLAHLRIVVMNKLRRSEGFMFDVEVGDGSGRRSFWIHPSVPLQFHFFGSRPPRINRLWIEDLMQAASGPSGLQIVPEPEEPSGGPDES, encoded by the coding sequence ATGGGGCGGTTCATCTACGACACGATGGCGAACTCGGTCGACATCGACGACCGGACGCTCGCGCACCTGCGCATCGTGGTGATGAACAAGCTGAGACGCTCCGAAGGCTTCATGTTCGACGTCGAGGTGGGCGACGGCAGCGGTCGCCGCAGCTTCTGGATCCACCCGTCGGTGCCGCTCCAGTTCCACTTCTTCGGCAGCCGTCCGCCGCGCATCAACCGCCTCTGGATCGAGGACCTCATGCAGGCGGCTTCCGGGCCCAGCGGGCTGCAGATCGTTCCCGAGCCCGAAGAGCCGAGCGGCGGCCCCGACGAATCATGA
- a CDS encoding SDR family NAD(P)-dependent oxidoreductase codes for MATTTPLTGDSSISTWLADPVGGAILTDLLAQGGQSPDVFRPVSKLAIKRLVKMSRGAFTQEMLDDLVARAASGDVPAGASPATAGAAAPEPAADGESDAVTLREWTERLDQGRFTGQTVIVTGAGSGIGRATASRVAREGGRVVAVDVSRDRLDEFAAEHPGADVVPIVADITDDAGVAAIVEAAGDTIDGLANIAGIMDDMTPVGELSDAVWERVMRVNVTGTMKLMRAVIPAMLAQGGGSIVNTASEAALRGSAAGAAYTASKHAVVGLTKSTAFMYAPNGIRVNAVAPGPTITNIEASFASPLGAQRVQGAMAILPEPAEAEALAASITFLLSDDGVNVTGVVLASDGGWSAT; via the coding sequence ATGGCTACCACCACGCCGCTCACCGGCGACTCCTCCATTTCGACCTGGCTGGCCGACCCCGTCGGCGGCGCCATCCTGACCGATCTGCTCGCTCAGGGCGGCCAGTCTCCCGACGTCTTCCGCCCCGTGAGCAAGCTCGCCATCAAGCGCCTGGTGAAGATGAGCCGCGGCGCGTTCACGCAGGAGATGCTCGACGACCTCGTCGCGCGCGCCGCCTCGGGCGACGTGCCCGCCGGCGCGTCTCCGGCCACCGCTGGCGCCGCGGCCCCCGAGCCTGCGGCCGACGGGGAGTCCGATGCGGTGACGCTGCGGGAGTGGACGGAGCGCCTCGACCAGGGCCGCTTCACCGGCCAGACCGTCATCGTCACCGGAGCCGGCTCCGGCATCGGCCGCGCCACCGCCTCCCGCGTCGCCCGCGAGGGCGGCCGCGTCGTCGCGGTCGACGTCAGCAGGGACCGCCTCGACGAGTTCGCCGCCGAGCACCCCGGGGCCGACGTCGTGCCGATCGTCGCCGACATCACCGACGACGCGGGCGTCGCCGCGATCGTCGAGGCCGCGGGCGACACGATCGACGGCCTCGCCAACATCGCCGGGATCATGGACGACATGACGCCCGTCGGCGAGCTCAGCGACGCCGTGTGGGAGCGCGTCATGCGCGTCAACGTCACCGGCACGATGAAGCTCATGCGCGCCGTCATCCCCGCGATGCTCGCGCAGGGCGGCGGCTCGATCGTCAACACCGCATCCGAGGCGGCCCTCCGCGGCTCCGCCGCCGGCGCCGCATACACGGCCTCCAAGCACGCCGTCGTCGGCCTGACGAAGTCGACGGCCTTCATGTACGCGCCGAACGGCATCCGCGTCAACGCGGTCGCCCCCGGCCCCACCATCACGAACATCGAGGCGAGCTTCGCGTCGCCGCTCGGCGCACAGCGGGTGCAGGGCGCCATGGCGATCCTCCCCGAGCCCGCGGAGGCGGAGGCGCTCGCGGCATCCATCACCTTCCTCCTGAGCGACGACGGCGTGAACGTCACGGGTGTCGTGCTCGCGAGCGACGGAGGCTGGTCCGCCACCTGA
- a CDS encoding glycoside hydrolase family 3 N-terminal domain-containing protein: MSDIGLPPVSERVRALHARMTLDEKLAQLVGYWVDQGDEVVAPMAGEMVTSTRYEDAVAHGIGHLTRVYGTRPVEPVERAAWLWGEQRRLREETRLGIPALVHEECLTGLAAWKAATFPTPLAWGASFDPALVEEVGRLIGGSMRELGIHQGLAPVLDVIRDPRWGRVDECISEDPYVVGTIGTAYVRGLQDAGIHATLKHFAGYSASQAGRNHAPVHAGPRELADVLLPPFEMAIRDGGVRSVMNSYAEIDGVPVAASEELLTEVLRERWGFDGVVVSDYFSVAFLHTMHAVAADLGEAAALALAAGIDVELPTGDAFAEPLAAAVREGRVEEALIDRAVLRVLAEKEELGLLDERFAEPPTEIDLDSPAHRELARRLAGESVVLLANDGLLPLGPRAGARIAVVGPNADSSEALMGCYSFVNHVLAHHPEVPLGIELPSLADALRTELPDAAIEVVTGCDVEGADESGIPAAAATAAGADVAIVVVGDRAGLFGRGTVGEGNDVDDLELPGVQRRLVEAVVATGTPTVLVVLSGRPYAIGWALDGRSAPAAVLQAFFPGEEGGAAIAEILSGRAAPSGRLPVSLPRSAGAQPFSYLHPILGGPSEITSADSTPALPFGHGLTYTTFERAALRAPAESPTGAAFTVSVEVRNTGDRAGVDVVQLYARDVYASVTRPVAQLVGYARVELEPGAGASVEFAVPSARLAFTDRRGVRIVEPGDIELWVGASCDVRETEATIRLTGAVHEVTAADGRLVGVTVSDAVRA, encoded by the coding sequence ATGAGCGACATCGGACTCCCGCCGGTCTCCGAGCGGGTGCGGGCTCTCCACGCCCGGATGACGCTGGACGAGAAGCTCGCGCAGCTGGTCGGCTACTGGGTCGACCAGGGTGACGAGGTCGTGGCCCCCATGGCCGGGGAGATGGTCACCTCCACCAGGTACGAGGATGCCGTCGCCCACGGCATCGGGCACCTCACCCGCGTCTACGGCACCCGGCCCGTCGAGCCGGTCGAACGCGCCGCCTGGCTGTGGGGCGAGCAGCGGCGTCTCCGCGAGGAGACCCGGCTCGGCATCCCGGCCCTCGTGCACGAGGAGTGCCTGACGGGACTCGCCGCGTGGAAGGCGGCAACCTTCCCCACGCCGCTCGCGTGGGGCGCGTCGTTCGACCCCGCCCTCGTCGAGGAGGTCGGACGCCTCATCGGCGGGTCGATGCGGGAGCTCGGCATCCATCAGGGGCTCGCACCCGTGCTCGACGTCATACGCGACCCCCGCTGGGGACGCGTCGACGAGTGCATCTCGGAGGATCCGTACGTCGTCGGAACGATCGGCACGGCCTACGTGCGGGGGCTTCAGGATGCCGGCATCCACGCGACCCTCAAGCACTTCGCGGGCTACTCGGCGTCACAGGCGGGGCGCAACCACGCGCCCGTGCACGCAGGCCCGCGCGAGCTCGCCGACGTGCTGCTGCCGCCGTTCGAGATGGCCATCCGCGACGGCGGGGTGCGCTCGGTCATGAACTCCTACGCCGAGATCGACGGCGTGCCCGTCGCGGCCTCGGAGGAGCTGCTCACCGAGGTGCTGCGCGAGCGGTGGGGCTTCGACGGCGTCGTGGTCTCGGACTACTTCTCCGTCGCGTTCCTCCACACGATGCACGCCGTCGCGGCCGACCTCGGCGAGGCCGCGGCGCTCGCGCTGGCCGCCGGCATCGACGTCGAGCTGCCGACCGGCGACGCGTTCGCCGAGCCGCTGGCCGCGGCCGTCCGCGAGGGCCGGGTCGAGGAGGCGCTCATCGACCGCGCCGTCCTGCGCGTGCTCGCCGAGAAGGAGGAGCTCGGGCTCCTCGACGAGCGCTTCGCCGAGCCGCCCACCGAGATCGATCTGGACTCCCCCGCGCATCGGGAGCTCGCGCGCCGGCTCGCGGGCGAGTCGGTCGTCCTCCTCGCCAACGACGGACTGCTCCCCCTCGGACCCCGCGCGGGAGCGCGCATCGCCGTCGTCGGCCCGAACGCCGACTCGTCCGAGGCCCTCATGGGCTGCTACTCGTTCGTGAACCATGTGCTCGCGCACCATCCCGAGGTGCCCCTCGGGATCGAGCTGCCGAGCCTCGCGGACGCGCTTCGCACCGAGCTGCCGGATGCCGCCATCGAGGTGGTGACGGGCTGCGATGTCGAGGGCGCCGACGAGAGCGGCATCCCGGCGGCGGCCGCGACAGCAGCGGGCGCCGACGTCGCGATCGTCGTCGTGGGCGACCGCGCGGGGCTCTTCGGCCGCGGCACGGTGGGCGAGGGCAACGATGTCGACGACCTTGAGCTGCCCGGCGTCCAGCGCCGCCTCGTCGAAGCGGTCGTCGCGACCGGCACCCCGACGGTGCTGGTGGTGCTCTCCGGGCGGCCGTACGCGATCGGCTGGGCGCTCGACGGCCGGTCGGCGCCCGCCGCCGTCCTGCAGGCCTTCTTCCCCGGCGAGGAGGGCGGTGCCGCCATCGCCGAGATCCTGTCGGGGCGTGCCGCTCCCTCGGGACGGCTCCCGGTCTCGCTGCCGCGCTCGGCGGGGGCGCAGCCGTTCAGCTACCTGCATCCCATCCTCGGCGGACCCTCCGAGATCACGAGCGCCGACAGCACACCGGCACTGCCCTTCGGACACGGCCTGACCTACACGACGTTCGAGCGTGCCGCGCTGAGGGCACCGGCGGAGTCCCCGACGGGTGCCGCGTTCACGGTGTCGGTCGAGGTCCGCAACACGGGCGACCGGGCGGGCGTCGACGTCGTGCAGCTCTACGCCCGCGACGTGTACGCGAGCGTCACTCGTCCGGTCGCGCAGCTCGTGGGCTACGCGCGGGTCGAGCTGGAGCCCGGGGCGGGCGCGAGCGTGGAGTTCGCGGTGCCCTCCGCGCGGCTCGCCTTCACCGACCGGCGCGGCGTCCGGATCGTCGAGCCCGGCGACATCGAGCTGTGGGTCGGTGCCTCGTGCGACGTCCGCGAGACCGAGGCCACGATCCGGCTCACGGGCGCCGTGCACGAGGTGACCGCCGCCGACGGCCGGCTGGTCGGCGTCACCGTGTCGGACGCCGTGCGCGCCTGA
- a CDS encoding helix-turn-helix domain-containing protein, whose translation MPNVVEPSLRVNRGPAAGPENRRALIAAAREVYAEAGLSAPFSQVAKRAGVGQGSLYRHFPDRTALAVAVFEENIADLEAFASDPANTVDDFLDLVADQAVVSTAFIELVTADPADPRVHHIGARYRETVELLLERQPASTSGEPHFDVDDVLVATEMVAVVISRTPTEGRAAVAARARRLVHNAFRATDSR comes from the coding sequence GTGCCCAACGTCGTGGAACCGTCCCTTCGCGTCAATCGCGGACCGGCCGCCGGACCCGAGAACCGCCGGGCCCTCATCGCCGCCGCCCGCGAGGTCTACGCCGAGGCGGGGCTGAGCGCTCCGTTCAGCCAGGTCGCCAAGCGCGCCGGCGTCGGCCAGGGCAGCCTCTACCGGCACTTCCCCGATCGCACGGCGCTCGCCGTCGCGGTCTTCGAGGAGAACATCGCCGACCTCGAGGCCTTCGCGTCCGACCCGGCGAACACCGTCGATGACTTCCTCGACCTCGTCGCCGATCAGGCCGTCGTCTCGACGGCCTTCATCGAGCTGGTGACCGCCGACCCGGCCGATCCGCGCGTCCACCACATCGGCGCGCGCTACCGCGAGACGGTCGAGCTGCTGCTCGAGCGGCAGCCGGCGAGCACGAGTGGGGAGCCGCACTTCGACGTCGATGACGTCCTGGTCGCCACCGAGATGGTCGCGGTCGTCATCTCCCGCACTCCGACCGAGGGCCGGGCAGCGGTCGCGGCGCGCGCGCGGCGGCTCGTGCATAATGCCTTCCGGGCGACGGATTCGCGGTAG
- a CDS encoding aspartate aminotransferase family protein: MSIDTALVRDQQALQEKARDHLWMHFARQSVMTEGDGVPIIVRGEGHHIWDASGKRYIDGLSGLFVVNAGHGRRRLAEAAARQAEELAFFPIWSYAHPSAIELADRLAAYAPGDLNRVFFSTGGGEAVETAFKLAKQYWKLQGRPTKHKVISRAIAYHGTPQGALAITGLPAMKEMFEPVTPGGFRVPNTNYYRAAEMGFRGTEEEFGRWAADRIEEMILFEGPETVAAVFLEPVQNSGGCFPPPPGYFPRVREICDKYDVLLVSDEVICAFGRIGEWFACDAYGYVPDMITCAKAMTSGYSPIGATIVSDRIHEPFAHGHVSFPHGYTFAGHPVSAAVALENLDIFEEEGLNERVRENSPLFRSALERLNDLPIVGDVRGDGYFFGIELVKDKATRETFDDAESERLLRGFLSKALFDAGLYCRADDRGDPVIQLAPPLTTGPAEFDEIEQILRGVLTEAWSRL, encoded by the coding sequence ATGTCGATCGACACCGCCCTCGTCCGCGACCAGCAGGCGCTGCAGGAGAAGGCCCGCGACCACCTCTGGATGCACTTCGCGCGCCAGTCGGTCATGACGGAGGGCGACGGCGTCCCCATCATCGTGCGCGGCGAGGGGCATCACATCTGGGATGCCTCGGGCAAGCGCTACATCGACGGGCTGTCGGGCCTCTTCGTGGTCAACGCCGGACACGGTCGCCGGCGCCTCGCCGAAGCGGCCGCGCGCCAAGCGGAGGAGCTCGCGTTCTTCCCCATCTGGTCCTACGCGCACCCGTCCGCGATCGAGCTCGCCGACCGTCTGGCCGCCTACGCTCCCGGCGACCTCAACCGCGTCTTCTTCTCGACGGGCGGAGGCGAGGCGGTCGAGACGGCGTTCAAGCTCGCCAAGCAGTACTGGAAGCTCCAGGGCCGGCCCACGAAGCACAAGGTCATCTCGCGCGCCATCGCCTACCACGGCACACCGCAGGGGGCGCTGGCGATCACCGGCCTCCCCGCGATGAAGGAGATGTTCGAGCCCGTCACACCCGGCGGGTTCCGCGTGCCGAACACGAACTACTACCGCGCCGCCGAGATGGGCTTCCGGGGCACCGAGGAGGAGTTCGGCCGCTGGGCCGCCGACCGGATCGAGGAGATGATCCTCTTCGAAGGTCCCGAAACGGTGGCGGCGGTCTTCCTCGAGCCCGTGCAGAACTCGGGTGGATGCTTCCCCCCGCCGCCCGGCTACTTCCCTCGCGTCCGCGAGATCTGCGACAAATACGACGTGCTGCTCGTGAGCGACGAGGTCATCTGCGCGTTCGGCCGCATCGGCGAGTGGTTCGCGTGCGACGCGTACGGCTACGTGCCCGACATGATCACGTGCGCGAAGGCCATGACGAGCGGCTACTCGCCCATCGGCGCGACGATCGTGAGCGACCGCATCCACGAGCCGTTCGCGCACGGGCACGTGAGCTTCCCGCACGGCTACACGTTCGCGGGGCATCCGGTGTCGGCCGCCGTCGCACTCGAGAACCTCGACATCTTCGAAGAGGAGGGGCTCAACGAGCGCGTGCGCGAGAACTCGCCCCTCTTCCGGTCGGCCCTCGAGCGCCTGAACGACCTCCCGATCGTCGGCGATGTGCGCGGCGACGGGTACTTCTTCGGCATCGAGCTCGTGAAGGACAAGGCGACGCGCGAGACGTTCGACGACGCCGAGTCCGAGCGACTGCTGCGCGGCTTCCTCTCCAAGGCGCTGTTCGACGCGGGCCTCTACTGCCGCGCGGACGACCGTGGCGACCCGGTCATCCAGCTCGCACCGCCGCTCACGACCGGACCGGCGGAGTTCGACGAGATCGAGCAGATCCTCCGGGGCGTCCTGACCGAGGCCTGGTCGCGGCTCTGA
- a CDS encoding cupin domain-containing protein — MTPAPGGSADAAGPALTPGARVDAAALALAHEPVSAEQTVAGAPSTGWASLDDAAGIGVWEMTPGTMRDVESDEVFVVLTGAATVEFEEPPLPAIELRAGAVVRLAAGMRTVWTVRETLRKVYVEG; from the coding sequence GTGACGCCCGCGCCGGGAGGGAGCGCGGATGCGGCAGGCCCCGCGCTGACCCCGGGAGCCAGGGTGGATGCCGCGGCGCTCGCGCTCGCGCACGAGCCGGTGTCCGCAGAGCAGACGGTCGCCGGCGCTCCGTCGACGGGATGGGCGTCGCTCGACGATGCCGCCGGCATCGGCGTGTGGGAGATGACCCCGGGGACGATGCGCGACGTCGAATCCGATGAGGTCTTCGTCGTGCTCACGGGCGCCGCGACGGTCGAGTTCGAGGAGCCCCCACTGCCGGCCATCGAGCTGCGGGCGGGCGCCGTGGTGCGGCTGGCCGCGGGCATGCGCACCGTCTGGACGGTGCGCGAGACGCTGCGGAAGGTCTACGTCGAAGGCTGA
- a CDS encoding PucR family transcriptional regulator, which translates to MADRREVQVIQTERPTGHDSLPTVREVLQLDAFLTGVPEVLVGEGALDARVRWVHTSDSPGVARLLDGGELLLSTGSGWPSEPHDLEAFVEALVSAGIAGLVLELGTHYRYAPAIIVAAARTHGLAFVVLHRELKFVALTEAVHSRIISEQTAALRARDEVRERFTALALRGSPADFIVHQLAQTLGSPVVLENLAHEVVAAEVPPATEEELFTRWEVRSRAAHRQHLVPVPRRADDWLIVPVEARGIRWGHLIALPGPDHPAGRAGVLEQGAIALALGRLADGPTDEWARIGRRRLVDGLLAGRYAAVSGAAARVEAAGLPLEGQQVFGVVVSGPGLPPTAAESMDAAARALGGRALAGSGPAVVDAPAVAVLVSLPPRTPFDDAAALAFLRGFAPGEPALTLSIGSAAEGLEAGLVSLQEAIDLARGRSAGRARGPQVRRAEQRPLVRLVTTLRDDHRLLDHGERMLAPLIDHDLARGGDLLDVLGAMLRHPGNRTAAASASHLSRSVFYQRLALIQELLGVDLDDGETQTALHLALLVRRSAGR; encoded by the coding sequence ATGGCTGATCGTCGCGAAGTGCAAGTGATCCAGACGGAACGTCCGACCGGTCACGACAGTCTTCCCACCGTCCGGGAGGTGCTGCAGCTCGACGCCTTCCTGACCGGCGTGCCCGAGGTGCTCGTGGGCGAGGGCGCCCTCGACGCCCGAGTGCGGTGGGTGCACACGTCCGACAGTCCGGGCGTCGCCCGGCTGCTCGACGGCGGCGAGCTGCTGCTGTCGACCGGGTCGGGCTGGCCCTCCGAGCCGCACGACCTCGAGGCCTTCGTCGAGGCACTCGTGTCGGCGGGGATCGCGGGGCTCGTCCTCGAGCTCGGCACGCATTACCGATATGCGCCGGCGATCATCGTCGCCGCCGCCCGCACGCACGGCCTCGCGTTCGTCGTGCTGCACCGCGAGCTCAAGTTCGTCGCCCTCACCGAGGCCGTGCACAGCCGCATCATCTCCGAGCAGACCGCCGCCCTCCGCGCCCGCGACGAGGTGCGCGAGCGTTTCACGGCCCTCGCGCTCCGCGGCTCGCCGGCCGACTTCATCGTGCATCAGCTGGCGCAGACGCTCGGCTCGCCCGTCGTCCTGGAGAACCTCGCCCACGAGGTCGTCGCCGCCGAGGTGCCGCCCGCCACGGAGGAGGAGCTCTTCACGCGGTGGGAGGTGCGCTCGCGCGCAGCCCACCGGCAGCACCTCGTTCCTGTGCCGCGCCGGGCCGACGACTGGCTCATCGTGCCGGTCGAGGCGCGCGGCATCCGCTGGGGGCACCTCATCGCCCTCCCCGGTCCCGACCATCCCGCCGGACGCGCCGGCGTGCTCGAACAGGGAGCGATCGCCCTCGCCCTCGGCCGACTCGCCGACGGCCCGACCGACGAATGGGCGCGCATCGGCCGACGCCGCCTCGTCGACGGCCTGCTCGCCGGTCGCTACGCCGCGGTCAGCGGTGCCGCCGCACGCGTCGAAGCCGCGGGGCTCCCCCTCGAGGGGCAGCAGGTCTTCGGCGTCGTCGTGTCGGGTCCGGGTCTGCCGCCCACGGCGGCGGAGTCGATGGATGCCGCGGCTCGCGCGCTCGGCGGCCGCGCGCTCGCCGGATCGGGGCCTGCCGTCGTGGACGCGCCCGCCGTCGCGGTGCTCGTGTCGCTCCCGCCGCGCACGCCCTTCGACGATGCCGCGGCGCTCGCGTTCCTGCGCGGGTTCGCGCCGGGGGAGCCCGCTCTCACGCTGTCGATCGGCTCGGCCGCCGAGGGCCTCGAGGCCGGGCTCGTCTCGCTGCAGGAGGCGATCGACCTCGCGCGCGGCCGCAGCGCCGGCCGCGCCCGCGGACCGCAGGTGCGCCGCGCCGAGCAGCGCCCGCTCGTGCGCCTCGTGACGACGCTCCGCGACGACCACCGCCTGCTCGATCACGGCGAGCGGATGCTGGCGCCGCTCATCGACCACGACCTCGCGCGCGGCGGCGACCTGCTCGACGTGCTGGGCGCGATGCTGAGGCATCCCGGCAATCGCACGGCCGCGGCATCCGCCTCGCATCTGTCGCGCTCGGTGTTCTACCAGCGCCTCGCGCTCATCCAGGAGCTCCTCGGCGTCGACCTGGACGACGGCGAGACCCAGACGGCGCTGCATCTCGCTCTCCTCGTCCGTCGCTCCGCGGGCCGCTGA
- a CDS encoding SLC13 family permease: MDPIVATLVILVLAVIAFVTNRVPLGIVAIGVSLALFFTGVLTLTEALAGFGDPTVLFIAGLFVVSEALDATGITAWAGQKVIARAGTKRRTLLLVVGLLVAVVAAVISVNGAVAAMLPLVVVVAARAEIVPSHLLMPLAFAGSAGSMLLLTGTPVNIIVSEFAVTSAGREFGYFEFALVGIPLVIGTVLYLTLFSHRLLPRREGAAMPMDLVRHARILRQQYSLSLETSLLVGPKNGVTEVVVAPRSPLIGEKIFPGMATPTGDLVVLAARRGETLLKGDIVVQAGDALLMQGRWDDLARHAEDQGVLPVHSPQELRRAVPLGKGAKRTLWVVAGMIVLLATGVVPPAVAALLAACVLVLLRVVRVEQAYQSISWTTIVLIAGMIPLSTAFTKTGAADLLANGLLRLIGDAGPSVALLVLCLLTLVLGQLISNSATVLIVAPIALSLAATLGVSPLPFLMALAVVAAAAFLTPVATPANLMVMEPAGYRFGDYWKLGLPLALFFLVVGVFYVPLIWPF; the protein is encoded by the coding sequence GTGGACCCCATCGTCGCGACCCTGGTGATCCTCGTCCTGGCGGTCATCGCGTTCGTCACGAACCGCGTGCCGCTCGGCATCGTCGCGATCGGGGTGTCGCTCGCGCTCTTCTTCACGGGCGTGCTGACGCTCACGGAGGCGCTCGCAGGGTTCGGGGATCCCACCGTCCTCTTCATCGCGGGCCTCTTCGTCGTGAGCGAGGCGCTCGACGCGACCGGCATCACCGCGTGGGCGGGACAGAAGGTCATCGCCCGCGCAGGTACGAAGCGCCGTACGCTGCTGCTCGTCGTCGGCCTGCTCGTCGCCGTGGTTGCGGCGGTCATCAGCGTCAACGGCGCCGTCGCCGCGATGCTCCCGCTCGTCGTGGTCGTCGCGGCGCGCGCCGAGATCGTGCCGTCGCACCTGCTCATGCCCCTCGCCTTCGCGGGGAGCGCGGGGTCGATGCTGCTCCTGACCGGCACCCCGGTGAACATCATCGTGTCGGAGTTCGCCGTCACGAGCGCGGGCCGGGAGTTCGGGTACTTCGAGTTCGCGCTCGTCGGCATCCCGCTCGTCATCGGGACCGTGCTGTATCTCACGCTCTTCTCGCACCGGCTCCTGCCCCGGCGGGAGGGCGCCGCGATGCCGATGGACCTCGTGCGGCACGCGCGCATCCTCCGTCAGCAGTACTCGCTGAGCCTCGAGACCTCGCTCCTCGTCGGCCCGAAGAACGGCGTGACCGAGGTCGTCGTCGCCCCGCGCTCGCCGCTGATCGGCGAGAAGATCTTCCCCGGCATGGCGACGCCGACGGGCGATCTGGTCGTGCTCGCCGCACGCCGCGGCGAGACGCTCCTGAAGGGCGACATCGTCGTGCAGGCGGGCGACGCCCTGCTCATGCAGGGCCGATGGGACGACCTCGCCCGTCACGCTGAGGATCAGGGCGTGCTGCCCGTGCATTCGCCGCAGGAGCTGCGGCGCGCCGTGCCGCTCGGCAAGGGGGCGAAGCGCACGCTCTGGGTGGTCGCCGGCATGATCGTGCTGCTCGCGACGGGCGTCGTGCCGCCGGCCGTCGCGGCGCTGCTCGCGGCGTGCGTGCTCGTGCTGCTGCGGGTCGTGCGCGTCGAGCAGGCGTACCAGTCGATCTCGTGGACGACGATCGTGCTGATCGCCGGCATGATCCCGCTGTCGACGGCCTTCACGAAGACGGGCGCGGCCGACCTCCTCGCGAACGGGCTGCTGCGGCTCATCGGCGATGCCGGTCCGTCGGTGGCGCTCCTCGTGCTGTGCCTCCTGACGCTCGTGCTCGGCCAGCTCATCAGCAACTCGGCGACGGTGCTCATCGTCGCGCCCATCGCGCTGTCGCTCGCGGCAACGCTGGGAGTCTCGCCGCTGCCGTTCCTCATGGCGCTCGCCGTCGTCGCGGCGGCGGCATTCCTCACGCCCGTCGCGACGCCCGCGAACCTCATGGTCATGGAGCCCGCCGGCTACCGTTTCGGCGACTACTGGAAGCTGGGCCTGCCGCTCGCCCTGTTCTTCCTCGTCGTCGGCGTCTTCTACGTCCCGCTCATCTGGCCGTTCTGA